A genomic region of Terriglobales bacterium contains the following coding sequences:
- a CDS encoding ABC transporter ATP-binding protein, whose amino-acid sequence MACIEARGLRKAFGATIALNGVDMRVEEGRILGLIGPNGAGKTTALNAVLGLIPYQGELRVLGRDPWAERDQLMRDVCFIADVAILPRWIRVSQALDYVAGVHPRFDRRKAEGFLGRTNVRRAGKVGELSKGMVTQLHLALVMAMDAKLLVLDEPTLGLDILFRKQFYDSLLNDYFDRNRTIVVATHQVEEIEHVLTDVMFIDRGRIVFNRSMEELESRYLEVLVRPEQVAAARMLKPMHERQSMGGSILLFDGVERQRLAALGEMRTPSIADLFVAVLAHQAGPPQGGAR is encoded by the coding sequence ATGGCATGCATAGAAGCACGCGGCCTGCGCAAGGCCTTCGGCGCCACGATTGCGCTGAACGGCGTCGATATGCGCGTGGAAGAGGGGCGCATTCTGGGGCTCATTGGTCCCAACGGCGCCGGCAAGACAACCGCACTCAATGCCGTCCTCGGACTCATCCCGTACCAGGGAGAGTTGAGAGTGCTCGGGCGAGATCCCTGGGCGGAGCGCGACCAGCTGATGCGCGACGTCTGCTTCATCGCCGACGTCGCCATATTGCCGCGCTGGATCAGGGTCTCGCAGGCACTCGACTACGTCGCCGGCGTGCATCCGCGCTTCGATCGCCGAAAGGCGGAGGGTTTTCTTGGCAGGACGAACGTCCGCCGTGCCGGCAAAGTCGGGGAGTTGTCGAAGGGCATGGTGACTCAGTTGCACCTCGCCCTGGTCATGGCCATGGACGCGAAATTGCTAGTGTTGGACGAACCGACGCTGGGCCTCGACATCCTGTTTCGCAAGCAGTTCTACGACTCTTTGCTGAACGATTACTTCGATCGCAACCGCACCATCGTGGTGGCGACACACCAAGTGGAAGAGATCGAGCACGTGCTCACCGACGTCATGTTCATCGACCGCGGCCGCATCGTCTTCAATCGCAGCATGGAAGAACTGGAGTCGCGCTATCTGGAAGTCCTGGTGCGTCCGGAGCAGGTCGCGGCCGCTCGCATGCTGAAGCCGATGCACGAACGCCAGTCGATGGGCGGCAGCATCCTGCTGTTCGATGGCGTCGAACGGCAGCGGCTCGCCGCGCTGGGTGAGATGCGCACGCCCAGTATTGCGGACTTGTTCGTTGCCGTGCTGGCCCATCAGGCTGGCCCG